In Girardinichthys multiradiatus isolate DD_20200921_A chromosome 10, DD_fGirMul_XY1, whole genome shotgun sequence, the sequence TCTTTTCCTTCCGGCAGCTAACCAGCCAGGTTTTAGTTAAGTATTTGTTTCTATAAAGCAACCAGCAGCTGCGATGGACTCGTTTCTTAAAGAATCTAAATTTAATCACTGCCTtgccctttaaataaaataatccttCAGTGATCGCAAGACTTAAATCTGAATGtttattatttcaaaattctGACAGTGGAATAGTTTTTACCCTATGAAATGATTGCTTGTGTTTGCGTACAAGCATTACCAATATGCAGGATTAGTTTTTAAGCCTTCTGAAGGTCAGTGAAATGAGAGgattcagagatgctctcctTATTTGAATCAAACTGCAAACAAGGTTCTCCTTTTGTCAACTATcagcagattttaaataaaaccagcaAAGACGTTTAAAAAACGTCTAACGATGAAATGCCAAACCACTGTGTTTCTAATACAGCTGAGGTATAAAAATAAGTTCTAATGAGAAACTAAATTCCTTTTAAATCAAAAGCAATATGTTTATTAAATCACACCCATCAAATTAATACCACCACCAATCTGATGGCCTTACCTTGCTAACATTCAGTGATGCTAGAGGAGGTGGAGTCTCAGTACGGTCATGGATTATGTCCACATCAGATACATAGGCTAAGTTGATCAGGATGACGTCGTTGAGGTTTGGCTTACCGCTGGAGGAAGCACATTCTTTCAAGGGAAACGGGTTAAGGCAGAAACTGTCAAAGCAAGGACTTGAACAAAATTTATCAAAACCCCAAAGAACGTCGACACGGTCGGCACAGAAAAGCTTATGAAACAGAGTGCCGAGAGTAACACACTGACGGTGAAAGGTCGTGCCAGTTACAGCATGTGCCAACTAAAGGCAGCGCAGCCACTTACAGTAACCCTGCATTCATCACTTTAGGAACTACTTAAACATGATCTTTAAACAATCTTTAGACAAGCTCAAACCTACAAATGGAACATAAACACTGGAAgaagatttaataaaacaatggtTGATATTTTAAACACACTAAGTCAAAAGCTTCAATGCACAAAATGTATCATCAATGCAGTATTACGAGGCACAATATTAAGTATTAAAAAACAGTTTGGAAAGAAAAATCTCTTGACTCTTTTGATTTCTGGTGACACGAATTTAAGCTCTACATGTCAGTAAAATACTCAGCCTGTTGCATTGAGTCTCACTGCAGTAAATACTCGCACCGGATAGAGATGATGGTGCCAAAGATGCTAAAGGTCAGAGAGTTGGTAGCATCATAAAGACACGTGAGAAACAATCACAACCTCCCTGCATAAAAGCACAACTCTTGATTTGAATCAGTCTGTGCAATCTGAACAACTTGTGTCCACCACAAGTGACATTTCAAAGCACATCCTTAGGATAAGAAAGTGAAACTGATGACGGCAGAGTATGAATGGACAGAATGTTCCCAGCTTACACTGTCACTGTCTGATTTAGCGAGATTGATAAAAATGCTTCTAAAGTTGCTctaaatgtcagaaaaaaaaacattctctaGAATGATATTGGAACACAGGTCATTGGTCAAAATATCTAAATAACCAGACAATGTATTCGTTTTCTAGTTACTGTAAAAAATGAGCTCCTTTGGATCCACAAGAGGCCAGGTGAAGGGAATCAGGGAAACATGGTCATCAAAACTCAGCTGGATTCAACATGGTCCATACATGGTGGATGCTGGTTCAACTCCAATCTGTCTGGACATTGCATTCATTGAATTCAACCagagaaatatttcaaacatgGTAGCCTGAAACACTGCCTGTCCAAAATTAAAATGATATAATAAATCGAATAAAAATTCTGCAAAAGCATGTCATCCAACTCTGTGGTACACCCTTACATAAGGCAGATTATACCGAAGGTGACCTGTATGAGAACAAGATGTTCCTTAGAAGAACAAAGTGAGGCTAATGGTTTCTTCAGTACCATCGACACACATCACAGGCAGCGAGAAGGAGAGAGGAcaacacaaacagcatcaaaaacAATGGTGGTTGCTCCCGGCTGCTGCAGCAGTAACTTCTACGAGGATCACCACCTCATAAACCTGAAGTAGCCGGAGTCAGCGTTAATTACATTATGGCGTTAGTTTAATTGCATAATCTGTCAAGTAATTAGGATCTCTAATCATAAAATGCAAAGTCAGTAAAGTATTAATCGAAGTTCAGTAGGCTTGCTCAGATTGACAGGTGTGCACCCTTCCCTTCAAATACAAGTGATTTCTCTCTTCCAATCCATCATGATCTAATATTGTCACATCACCCACCCCTTATGATTCCAAACATTGGACAGCGTTACATTCAAActtgttaaaaaacattaaaaactcaTTAAATATCATACTATAACCTCCATATCTTTTTGAAAAACCTTTACAATTGTAATATTAATAGTCTATACAGCAATAACATCGGTTGCCATTAATCCACGTTTTCATGGCATCCAAGAAGGGATACTTCACACAGATACTCCAAAGACAATTGTAATTCACTACATTTGGTAGCTATATACCAAACCAAATATTGAAAGCCTGCTGTACTAGACAACTGCAATACTGCCCACATAAATATTAGGGATGGGAAACTATTGCAACATTTACTGTTAccaaaaaagtaaataatcGAGACAAGAATTAGTCATCCTCTAATAATAAAAGATGGACTCTAATGTTTGCAAACCCCCCCAAAACTGGTAGATTGATTTGGATTTATGAccatttttctgcttttctgtaAACTAGttaatagtaaaaaacaaatattgcgTTTGGATATCAGAAAATAAGTATCAAACTCGGCCAGCTAATCACAAGTCACAggattctaaataaataaaatcattaaaaataaatacaatttttagtTGAAACCCGCAattgaaatgaaagaaattggGCGGAAATGTTTAACAGAAACGAAAATGCAACTCAGCGCTAACTGACAAATCCCCTCTATTaaactcattcattcattgtcGCGGTTTGAACACGTTGACCTAAACCACATTAATAATTTaaggtctttaaaaaaaaaatcacgtaAGTATATTTCAAAAGAACACGATTCTCATTGAGCAACTCTCTCATGAGGCAATGAAGGTAGGCAAGTTGACAGGCTAAGGTTCATGGTAGTGATTAGCTCAATATCTTCCCACGATTAAATGTTGCATAATTCATCCAAAAAACCCAAGATTCTGGTAACACTTCAGGACTAAAGCCAAGCCAATAGAGCCGAGAATCCCTAAAACCGTTTACGGAGCTACAGGGCGGTTAACGAGTATCTGGGTTTGACCGAAACTTAGCATATTAGCCGAGCTAGCAGCAGTTTCCCTGTAGCgtggatggggggggggggggggacggTAAAACTCATAAACGGACTCCTGGAAACGGCCGTTCGCATCTCCCACAGTGGGAGTGGGTAGGTGAAAAAAGTAAACGCGTGGACACTTGTCAGAACAGGGTGTGCTGTGTGTAAGTTAGCCCGCTAACTAGCATCGGCTGAGAGCCATGATGCCTTACGAGGGTTCGCTGCCAGATAGTGATCCACGTTGAGGGCTGGCAATACAATGACTGAATTCAAAACACATGCAGGTCCAGGCAGAATATTTAACGCGTTTAAAAACCGAAATAACAATAGATTCACTAAAGGATGACACAAGCAAAGTCGGGTAGCCTgtataataaaataatctaaaacgaaCAAAGATGTGTACTTCAGCCAAGACCAATTACGCCTGCGCGGATCACTATTTGACATCTTTTTCGGTTACCCTACAGGCCCTTGCAGCCAGGCAGGCCAGCCAACCAGCCGTGAGCGGCGCCGAACAAACAAAGGATACTCAAAGTTAACATCTTGGACTGGTAGTCAAACGCGACCACTTCTCCCTGCAGTTGTTGGCCCAAACAGGTGAGGCAAGAGACATGGCTCCCGACGCTGAAATACTCCCCCGGTCCAGGAGCCGCCATCTTCTCCGCCAGGAAACCGGAGCGCTTGCTTTACGTAAGGTGACGTGATGTCGTAGAGGACGGAATCTGGGGGTGTCGTCATTCGTCCGATTTACGATCATTGGGGAAATAATTTTGCTTGTCAGAGTTAACCTCAAATTGTATCAGCAaatattttccagatgttttGACTTCACCTGTAAGCTATACGtacagcttaaaaaaaaaaaagaagaaaaaaattggataaaagacccgaaataaaaaacagatgaaTTATCCtccttgtttgaaaaaaaaaaacaacacttaatAATCACTCATGACACATTAACAACGTCTACTATTGTCTTTACTTAATATACTACAAATTGCATTCCGCACAACGGAAAATGAAACTTTAAGCACCCAATAATTACTTCCAtcagtatgattttttttttttttttttttacctttttactatttacttattttaccaaatggaaTAGTGATTCTAAAGTCAggttaaaataacaaatttattACATTTCTGGCATTTACCTAAAAtgaattttgaaaaagaaaaaagatctgCTCTTTCCAAAAACAGATTTAACTTGAGATGCGCCAATCAGAATTTGAAATCGGCCAACTTTCACttgatcagcaggtcaaatacCCAGAAAGCTTATTTTTTCCCCTCCTCTttcttaaattaataaaaactaaGATCTGCCCCCAGTTTTGGCTTGTAAATGCATCAACCAAAGGAACTGTTATTCACTTTTTTGTAGCCTGATAGAAATCAGATAATTGTTAGACATAAAACACTTTAATGCATAATTAGGAGATGATCATGAaacatctttcttttctgttggattcataCTTGCTATCTCTATCAAGGAACCTGCAGCACTgttctaatttttatttaattaccgTATACACTCTTAAATAAAAGTTGGTCAAAATTGGAAACGACACCAGAAATCAGTAACAGCCACAAAAAACTAGACTGATGCATTACTTATTTTAACAATAACAATTTTCGGTTAGTAAAAGAGAGCAGGAAAAAATTTACTAATTGCACCAGTAGCAAAGTTTTTTTCACTCAGTAATCCCCATATCCCATATATTTGTTCGTGGATTTTAAACTTTACTTTTGCATGACCTTGGCTGTGTTTATGCAAATGAACTATATAATACTTCTGTTATGatgttaattgtgttttttatctTTCAATGCTTTCATATGCCTACTAAACATAGCAATCTACGTCccctttggtttattttgttctattgacttccattcaacATTCACTTTTTGACAGTCAgagaaatttgatttttttttttttttttttttgtcatcctATGTTATTTAGTATagaaatttattttgtcttgaCTTAAAACGCTCTTTCCCAAAAAAATaacaagtttgacacaaaataaaaatatttaaggcttggatgataaaaataaaatcaatcttGTTTGGGATagtaaaatttaatttaattattttgctcttaaaaaactgaaagatgTTATATTcgtttaaaatactttaatccAAGCGACGCAAGTGAAGCACAAAAGAAAGAACCTTAATGGTTACGAATGAACTGTGGAACTGTGGTTTTACTGAAGCCTGGAACATTtgtaaacacaaaaaaggtATATTATCACAAAATTGACTTCTTTAGCTCTTTATTCTGTAATCATTGTTATATATTGACTGTgttgcctttttttaaattattattattatttttatccaaacatttttgtttatttgagcGTTGGTTATTTGAATCTACGTTTTTGGCCAATTTTCCTCTGCCATTGGACATGAAGAAACACTTAACAAAACTACGCCCTCTTTCGGAGATAGATAGACTTTACTCCATGCTTCTCCGCATCGCATCATCCTGATTTCATGATGGGAATTCAGTCTCCTTTTCTGGGATCTCGATCAGTTTGCTCATTCGAAAGGAAATACATAAACATCAGGGGAATAGTTTTCGATAGAGTAAGACTGGGTGGAATAAAGAGGTTTTGAGGCCGACGATTCGAGAAGAAACCGTTGCCAAGCGTTTCTTAACGTTACAGAGTTAGCCAATCAAGCTTGCTCGGTCACAACCAACGATGTGCAGCCCGCGGGTATTTCACTTTCAGTCATTGCCGTTCTAATATACTTTCTTAGGACGTTGTAGAAATGGAGGCGGTGCACACTCAAGGCATTTGGATCGCTGAGTATCTTCAGCAGCGGACACAGGACCTGGAGCACTTTTGGCTCACCATCACTCACATCGGGGATCCTAAAGCAGCATTTCTGCTCGTATTCCCGCTCACCTATTTTGTCTGTAAACGAGCGGGAGTTGCGGTGCTGTGGGTCGCGGCTCTGTCGGAGTGGTTAAACCTGGTGTTTAAATGGTAAGATCGATAAAACAGACTGAAACAAACTATGTTTCTGATTCATCGCTACAGTTTGGTGTAACATTTCAATGTGTAGCGTCTTATTTTCAACTTGGTAAAGAGTCAGGGTTACGTATTTCCGGAGTATCACTTATGTTACTGCTTTTTTTGTTATATAGTTTACTAttctctattttattttagtagACTTTGTAGCTTCCGGTATTACGTCGATGTAACACCGGGACAACGCCGCAGCTCCTACTCTTGGTCCGTGGTCCGTGCTGAAACAGACAATAGTGGAACCATAGACTCTCAACGACACATGAATGTCCGGCACGTACATCAACGTCCACACAAAATTAGTCTAGACATTTCTTCTATCTTTGTTAGTATCATTCTTCAGAGAattaaaatgttcctttaaatccagctaaaaaaaatacttttggttTTTTGCAGCATAGTATGGATGTTaatgttttccttattttcttttttctgcaaATTGTAATATCCAAATATATTTGTTAGGAATATTGCATATGATggattgtttgttttatgtttatacagtcacatattttttatatttaaacgtAACCCAAATTTTTCTGAAAAGACaaattcagatttaaaaatattgggaATCTGATCAGAGGCTCTTAAAAATAATACTGCatcaacatttaaatgttttacacttCAGCCATGCAGTCTGTTACTATGTGCTCTTGGCAGCACTAGGCTTTCTTTCAAATTAGGCTGTAAATCCATAAAAGAAccatatgtataattttgaactAACAAAGATTTGAAGACGAGGCATCAAGAAGTGCTCCTGGGTCCTTGTGTTCTCGCATGGGCGCTCCTGCTTGTGCATGAGGCttcttgttttcagttaaaAGGTCCCAGTGCATAAAGAAAAGAGCAAGTGACCAAAAACTCCTCAAAGTCATTTAAAACGTCATTATTTTACATGTCACTTTGAGGAAAAACAGTTCTCGCATCACATCGCCCAAAACTTGTTTCAGAACATTATCAACGTTTAATATCCTAATATataagataacctgagtaaatataaaaagcttGTATTTCCCCTCTTAACCCAATAACTGGTTCTGCCACCCTTGGAGGCAACAACTACCATCAAATGTTTGTGATAACCGGCAATGAGTCTATTacttcactgtggaggaatgttGACCCAATCACCTTAGCACGATtgtttaattcagccacaaacATTCCATCAGACTGAAGATCAGACTTTGAGTAGGCCACTTAAAAAACCTCCATGCTGTTTTTTTAGTCATACAGAGGAGAACTTGCTGATGTACTTTGGATTATTGTCTTACTGCTTAATTTTACAAACTAATGGCTCAGACAGTGTCATCCAGAAATACCTGATAGAGAGTAGAATTTATGGTCCAATCAGATTATGGAACGTTGTTGCAGTCTTGgaacagcaaagcagcccctgACCATcacactcccaccaccatgtttggtggtcagtatgatgttctttttcttaaaTGCTGTTAGTATAACACCAGATGTCAAAGTACACACCTTCCAGACGATTCTACTTTTGTCTCGTcagttcacagaatattttctctaAGGTTTTGGGGATCATAGAGATGTCTTTTGGTAGGTTGGCCACTCCTGGGCATGTTAACTGCTGTTCCAGGTTTTCTCCGTTTGTTGATAATGGCTTTCACTGTGGATTGCTGGAATCCCAGTGCCTTAGAAATGgatttgtaaccctttccagatccATAAATCCCAGTTGATTTGTTTCTCTTCTGAGATGGATTTTTTTAGATCATGGCACAACATGGtactttttgagatcttttaatGTACTTCATGTTGCCAGATCGGTcctgtttaagtgatttcttgattctacagatcTGGAAGTAATTGGGCCTGGGTGTGGCtggtaaagttgaaaaaaaatggGCTAATCAATAACTTCATGATTTAACTACAGGGCCAAGCTggtttaaatagcttttttgccataataaatgaaatcataatgGAAACTGCAATATGTATTTActtaggttatctttgtctgatgttaaaatttGCTGACCTGAAACAGTTAAGTGTCACATaaagaaaagcagaagaaatctggaAGGACTCTATTCTCCTTTCTCAACAAATAGTTCAGTggttataaaaaaaagttaaatcttaGCTTATTAATTTGCTCTCTTCATGGCAACTTAATGGATTTCTggtgttttttttggggggtttttgaTATTCCTCAGGATGCTGTTTGGAGAAAGGCCATTCTGGTGGGTCGGTGAATCTCAACTATTTGTCATCAAACAACCCAAAATTTCCCAGTTTCCATCCACTTGTGAAACTGGTCCAGGTGAGGTAAAAACTATACACACCCACGTCATAGACGACACCTTTCATTTGGAGTTAGAGTTCAGAGTTCGAGATTTGGCGTTTGTTTCTCAGGGAGTCCATCAGGACACGCAATGATTACTGCAGCAGTCTGGTGGGTCGTAGTGTCCTCCCTCAGCTCGTTCCTGTACTCCCGCACTCACAGGtaattaaaatgaacaaagtATGTTGaaaaggagggggggggggggaagcaCAAAGGTTTTAATTcgttttcttttcttatgtcTTCAGCTTGCTGATATCAGCTGCTCCCTATCTGCTTTATGTGCTGCTGCTGGTTGCAATTGGACTATCCAGAATCTTTATCCTCGCCCATTTTCCTCACCAGGTTGTTGCTGGTTGCATTACAGGTCTGAATACAGGATCATTACACGGACTTGATGTATTTACAGCAGTAAAACATGTCAAAGATGCAGAAATCCTACAACTTAAAGCACTTCAGGTTGATTTATTTACACCTACTGTGGCCACGTAACCTTTAAACTGAACCACAATAATAATAAGGGGTTCCTACACTGTCTTGAGAAGTCTGACCATGTATGGAATTTGTCTGAGTTATTTTCCAAGTTTGGATAAGTAAGGGGTAAATGGGCGTGGCGTGTGGTGTAACGCTAGAGCATGCGACCCATATTTGGAGGGTCAGTCCTCGACACAGCTGTCTCGGGTTCAAGACTGGAGGCGGGACGGATCTCCTGTTGCGGTCTGTATTACAgtggatctgaagaagcctctgactgaagacatttCTCATTATACAGTCTCATTAAGATGATCCTTAACGTTGTCCATTATATTCTGCGTTTTATGACGCATCCTTCCTGTACAGCCATCTCAAGGTGAAGTTATCATCAGTGTTGTTTTGCTTTAGTATATGTTTAACAAACAGATTACAGAACTCAGTTAAGAAAGTAATTGTACTCAACTGTTTAAAGTGTTCCAAAAATTGCtggaaaaatattgaactttgtCAGAGAATATCTGTAGGAACCCTAAATActacatctttaaaaaaataataataaaccaggTTGATCTTATTCATAACATTGGAAATTTGATTATGTTTCTTGCTGTTTTGACCTGGCTATTTTCAGGGTTCATTCTGGGGATTTTTCTTAGCCCTAGAGTGCCAGAAGGGCGCCCCCTGCTGTTCTTCTTCAGCTGTAGTGCTGGCCTGCTGCTCAGTGCTCTGATGCTGAATGTTGGCCTGCAGCAGCTTGGCGTTGACCTCTCTTGGTGAGGatctttgcaaataaatgtAAGCTCTGTGCTTTGATGAGATGCGTGCTGTCTCATTGGGTTTTACTCTGCTTATTTTGTAGGTCTATAACTTTGGCTAAGAAGTGGTGCAGCCATGCTGAGTGGATCCATTTGGACACAACCCCATTCTCCTCTTTGACCCGGGACTGCGGGGCCCTTCTTGGTTTGGGACTGTCCCAGTACTGGAAGCCGGGCGGATGGCCCCTGCCATGGGCTCCTAGAGCTTTGTCCCTTGTTGTTTCATCCATAGGGCTTTACCATGTGAGCCGCCTGCCACTCCCTGTCAAACCACAGGGCCTCTTCTACAGCTTGGTTTTCGTCAAGTTTGCCCTGGTACCTCAGATTGTCATGGTGCTGGTTCCTGGTCTGGTTTACCTTTTCACACGCACAAAGAAAAAGGACTAGAGGTGAACTTCTTCACAGgagttaaagttgttttttacactcccaaaaaacagcacaaaatgttgtatttttttttataagtaaCGTGATTAtaggtttttattttgagtCTGTGTcttaatattttcttcttttacgaCGATTGCACTTCTGCCGTATTCGTAGTGATTTTGAGGGAACTTTCATGCTTTGCAAATTTGCAGTCAACGTACTGTTGGCGTTATAATTGTTAGAAGTTCTGCTATGTTTTTTCTATAGCAATTGTATTAGGCATGTGCCGGCATCAGGTTTCCAACAATCCACagcttttaaacaaaaatgtaagtaaaaaagtataaaatgatctggttctttttgttcttttgggGGGGGCTTTCTCTGGCATTTCATTGAAAGGATTTTAAACTATAGGAAATGTTTAATGGGCAGTTTTAGAGGTTTAAAATCTGTAACTTTTGAAAACCTTAGTACACCTTAAATTGAGGTAACCGGCCCATGTCTATATGACTACTAAAGACTGTCAAATTGCTTAAAGTTAGAAGCACCTTTATACGCATCATACATGTGTGAAAGATTTCAATCAGTTCTTTTTATACAGGCCCTGGCAAGAATATGGAATTAATACTATTTGTGGATGTTCAGTCAGTTGTTTTGCTTTGCAGCAAAAAGAAACAGCagaaaaccattttattttccagctgaACATCCTGGTTGTGTAAAACTATACTTTAAGGAAATAACTTGAATCCTTTGAGGAccttattaataaaaacataatattcaATAAAAGTCAAGTTCCTTCATTTTTATATAATAGTTGATTAATCTAGATCCTCTTCTTGATGGGAAGATGCATTGTCATCCTTCATCAGACGTACTTTGAATTAATGGATTGACAAAAGCCTCTAAAATGTTACTGTCCACCTGTATGTTTACTGTAGAGGTAATAACTAGCTTCTGCCCTTCTTTTCCTAATGTAGCCCCATATCAGCGTTGCTGTGGACATTGGGCTTGGTCATTTGTATCTAGTGCAGATTCAGGATTCAACCCTGAATCATCCATTGGTTCACATCTGCTTCTCTTTAGGTGCAACTTTTTCTTCAGTTTAGGCGTTCATAATGGCTTTAGTTTTGactgtttttcttcaacagtTGTCTCACCAACTTATTTGTGCGTCTGCCCATTTGTCTCTAATTTTCTATTTTCAAGTCATGTTGCTTATAGTTTTTTGTCCTGACATTAATGTCCTTTCTGATCTACTTGGATGTTTCCGTTTTTTTCCAGCCTACCCATTTTGCTAATTCCAACTTTTATACCCAGATGGCTGAAAACAGCAACACTCTGTGAGGATTTCCTTTCTTGGTGGAGTTTTATAATTTTTCCCATTGGCTTACCTCACTGCACTTTTGTATGGGACACATTACCAGTTAGAACATTTAGGTCTGAATCTGGAAACTCTTTTGGATGATTAGACCTGAgggtatttctttttaaaaatgaaaataaagggcAGATTCTATTATATTTTCCTCTACCTgatctgaagaaaaaggagttGGGCTATTAACAcgaatggttttccaaagactgaaaaatgtgcagcagttaaataaaattattttgtgtcgtATCTGTACATCTCAATGAATTGCAATATCACCAAATagattatttcagtaattcaattcaaaaagtgaaactccaTGTGAAAATTAATTCCACACAGTGGGATTTATTTTAGgcatttatttgttaattttgattattttggattacagctgatgaaaatacaaattcagtttcCTAAAAAAATTGAATATTAAGACCActaagaatgtttttttatttagaaatattatGGCCTATACAGTACAATACAGTAGAAAGTTACAAACACAAAAGGTTATTGCTAAAGGATCTGGTTGTTCAGAGTACTGTATCCAAGAGTcctaatggaaagttgagtggaaggacaaGCACAACCGAAGCCTttagaggattgtgaagcaaagtccattcaagagtttggagAAGATTCAATACCACCACAAACAGGACAgaacatgggctacaactgACAGATTTTTGGTGTTAAACCTCTCCAGAACCAGAGGTGACatcagaagtgtcttacctAGGCTCAGAAGAAAATATACTGTATTGTGGCTAGAAGTCCAAAGTCTTTTCCATGACTGAGTGCTTTAACATGGCaactaaagtaaaatatttgtataatatttaaatttttgggAAAAGACAAATTTtctgtgaaactgaattttgggttttcattagctgtaagccagaaTCATTAGAATGAACagaaattgaatttgaattatatTACTCTATGGAATCTATATAGTATGAGTTTCATTTTTTGATCTGAGAAATGAACTTGTCAACACTATCCTTAGTTATTGAGATATACCAGTAtttgtgaatgtttatttctataaattaaaacaactaTCTACACATTCCCCAAGACGAttgatttcatattttattgccAGGGGATAGAAAGTAAGAATTGTTGTCAACATTGTGCAAAATGTTTGGCTTCATGTTGTGCAGGAATTTGATACTCTATCACACGCATGTCTTTATGAACCAAAAATGATTATCATGACTATGCAGTGCACaaatccaaaaaaataaataaatcattgacATGCATGGTGTGTTTCAGTTTATAACCATTTATaaatatgttctttttttaatacataGTTTTGACTGTACATGTTACAATCAGTTATCATGAGATAAAAACACattcttttttaacatttttaatgaaaCTTTTTATCACAGCGATCTGAAAGCTCACATTTACAGACAAGAGAACTCTGCTCAGCAAGCAAATAcgttaaactaaaataaagaaaatcttttCCTCGTCTGGTGAGGCTGAAGGAGAATAATGAGGACAGTTCAGGGACAGCAGTAGTCTCCTTATCTTAATCCCAACACCGTATCACACACTGCTATacatgtttctgctggagcttcaTGGAAAGAATAGAACATGCATCGGACTATTTACAGCAAACTAATATACACGTACAGCTCGAACTCGAACAGCCTCGGATTCCCACAACTGAACAAATCCTGTTTAATTTAGGTATTAGGATACAGTCTCTGACCTTCATTTCTCTGGTAACTGTTAAAACAGGAGACAACAAGGAGGAAATCTCTTTAGATCATTATCTGAAGTCACAAAGTAAAAAGCTACAGAGAAAAAGTCTATCACCTTTCCCAAATATACCAATAACGTGACTGTTTTTGTTATTCCACATTACTATTGACTCCAAATAT encodes:
- the lsm12b gene encoding protein LSM12 homolog A isoform X2, with the translated sequence MAAPGPGEYFSVGSHVSCLTCLGQQLQGEVVAFDYQSKMLTLKCASSSGKPNLNDVILINLAYVSDVDIIHDRTETPPPLASLNVSKLANRARTEKEDKLSQAYAISAGVSVEGQQLFQTIHKTIKDCKWQEKNIIVMDDVVISPPYQVENCRGKEGSALSHVRKIGDRSHF
- the g6pc3 gene encoding glucose-6-phosphatase 3, coding for MEAVHTQGIWIAEYLQQRTQDLEHFWLTITHIGDPKAAFLLVFPLTYFVCKRAGVAVLWVAALSEWLNLVFKWMLFGERPFWWVGESQLFVIKQPKISQFPSTCETGPGSPSGHAMITAAVWWVVVSSLSSFLYSRTHSLLISAAPYLLYVLLLVAIGLSRIFILAHFPHQVVAGCITGFILGIFLSPRVPEGRPLLFFFSCSAGLLLSALMLNVGLQQLGVDLSWSITLAKKWCSHAEWIHLDTTPFSSLTRDCGALLGLGLSQYWKPGGWPLPWAPRALSLVVSSIGLYHVSRLPLPVKPQGLFYSLVFVKFALVPQIVMVLVPGLVYLFTRTKKKD